Within Runella rosea, the genomic segment GCAGTTAATTAATGTTTTGAAAGGTGATATGTCGCTGGTTGGACCAAGGCCACTACTGCCCGAATATTTGCCTCTTTACAGTGAACGTCAGCAACGAAGGCATGAAGTAAAACCAGGTATCACTGGTTGGGCGCAAATCAACGGACGTAATACCATTTCGTGGTCCCAAAAGTTCGAGTACGATATTTGGTATGCAGAACACATATCTTTGGGCCTTGATATTAAAATCCTTTGGCTTACGCTGATAAAAGTATTCAAGCGCGAAGGCATCAGTTCGGAGACGTCGGTTACAATGGAGAAATTTAAAGGAAACAATTAATACCATGCTTTTATACGGCGCAAGTGGCCATGCCAAGGTCATTATCAGTTGCTTACTGGCAAACGGAGTTCC encodes:
- a CDS encoding sugar transferase; amino-acid sequence: MSYQRFLKPVIDKIAALCILLLTLPITLVVTALLYFYNQGKPFFFQLRPGQNGKIFKIIKFKTMNDRRAVNGELLPDSARLTPAGRFVRKTSLDELPQLINVLKGDMSLVGPRPLLPEYLPLYSERQQRRHEVKPGITGWAQINGRNTISWSQKFEYDIWYAEHISLGLDIKILWLTLIKVFKREGISSETSVTMEKFKGNN